The following are from one region of the Myotis daubentonii chromosome 2, mMyoDau2.1, whole genome shotgun sequence genome:
- the LOC132226140 gene encoding olfactory receptor 6C2-like codes for MGNHTSVTTFILLGLTNDPQLQILLFVFLFLTYIFSVTGNLTIITLTLLDSHLKTPMYFFLRNFSFLEVSFTTVCIPRFLYSISTGDNTISYNACASQIFFVIFFGATEFFLLAAMSYDRYVAICKPLHYMTIMNNRVCTLLILCCWLSGLMIILPPLSLGLHLEFCDSNAIDHFICDTGPLLKISCSDTWVSEQMVIVVAVFALIITLVCVFLSYTFIIRTILRFPSIQERKKAFSTCSSHMIVVSITYGSCIFIYLKPSAKDEVAINKGVSVLTTSVAPLLNPFIYTLRNKQVKQAFNDFVKRVIFLSTK; via the coding sequence ATGGGTAACCACACATCAGTAACAACATTTATCCTGCTAGGACTAACAAATGACCCACAACTACAAATTCTGCTTTTTGTCTTTCTATTTCTCACCTACATATTCAGTGTGACAGGGAACCTGACTATTATCACCCTCACACTGCTGGACTCCCATCTGAAAACTCCTATGTACTTTTTCCTCAGAAATTTTTCCTTCTTAGAAGTCTCATTTACCACTGTCTGCATTCCTAGATTCTTGTACAGTATATCAACTGGGGATAATACCATTAGCTATAATGCTTGTGCAAgccaaatattttttgttattttctttggaGCAACAGAATTTTTTCTCCTGGCAGCCATGTCCTATGACCGCTATGTTGCTATCTGTAAACCGCTTCATTACATGACCATCATGAACAATAGGGTATGTACCTTATTAATCCTCTGCTGTTGGCTGTCTGGCTTGATGATCATTCTCCCACCCCTTAGCTTGGGCCTCCATCTTGAATTCTGTGACTCCAATGCCATTGATCATTTTATCTGTGATACAGGTCCCCTCCTAAAGATCTCATGCTCAGATACATGGGTATCTGAACAAATGGTTATTGTTGTAGCTGTATTTGCTCTCATTATCACCcttgtgtgtgtatttctgtCCTACACATTCATCATTCGGACAATTTTGAGATTCCCCTCCatccaagaaagaaaaaaggcctTTTCTACGTGCTCGTCCCACATGATTGTGGTCTCCATCACCTATGGTAGCTGCATCTTCATCTACCTCAAGCCCTCAGCAAAGGATGAGGTGGCCATAAATAAAGGTGTCTCAGTGCTCACTACTTCTGTGGCACCCTTGTTGAACCCCTTCATTTACACCCTGAGGAATAAGCAAGTGAAACAAGCTTTCAATGACTTTGTAAAAAGGGTAATATTTCTCTCAACGAAATAG